The following are from one region of the Myxocyprinus asiaticus isolate MX2 ecotype Aquarium Trade chromosome 2, UBuf_Myxa_2, whole genome shotgun sequence genome:
- the ddx28 gene encoding LOW QUALITY PROTEIN: probable ATP-dependent RNA helicase DDX28 (The sequence of the model RefSeq protein was modified relative to this genomic sequence to represent the inferred CDS: inserted 1 base in 1 codon; deleted 1 base in 1 codon; substituted 2 bases at 2 genomic stop codons) — protein MTTTSSQPVVIRIPRRMQEWIENIKQMQSKKFDRLPTAKPGRLLIKSKNPQRNXSVAYTHGKFEQPVLTSKGWKRNEALGDYFTINSIQSSPPFMGKQEGEGDDRATTPMKTFDCFNMSPELLETLHSQNIIHSTTVQIQTIPKILRVRKVLCAAETGSGKTLAYLLPIIHKLQAKKQKEQFTDSEGNIQAVVVVPSRELAGVTSVAAQLANGXGLVVKVARGGRGVGNIKAAFSHSQSNVLVATPGALLKTLWERFVSLSELNFLVIDEADTIFDISFAGLLDNILSHVQVASKLSETAGLTRKTQLVVVGATFPRGVGEVLSKVTDLGSIVTVKSLMLHYLMPHVKQMFLRVNSANKFLELHQALKXAVPEHIGLLVFCHSTSTVNLLGYSMEEIGIRHMRLQEEMPAAMREGIFRNFQRAIVDVLICTDIASRGLDTQRVRLVVNYDFPEIHMDYIHRAGHVGTAGGAGGGEVLSFITYPWDVELVQRIETAARRRMSLPGMESEIKTPSPKTDLKINEQKVH, from the exons ATGACAACAACTAGCTCGCAGCCTGTGGTGATTCGCATCCCGAGACGCATGCAAGAATGGATAGAGAACATCAAACAGATGCAAAGCAAAAAGTTTGACAGACTGCCAACAGCCAAGCCGGGCAGACTGCTGATCAAGAGCAAAAACCCACAGCGAAACTAGTCTGTCGCATATACACATGGCAAATTTGAACAACCTGTTCTGACTTCTAAGGGATGGAAAAGAAACGAAGCACTAGGGGATTACTTCACCATAAACAGCATCCAGAGTTCTCCACCATTCATGGGAAAACAGGAGGGCGAGGGTGATGACAGAGCTACTACCCCCATGAAGACATTTGATTGCTTTAATATGAGTCCAGAACTGTTAGAGACTTTACACAGTCAGAATATAATTCACTCCACTACAGTGCAGATTCAAACCATTCCCAAGATATTAAGGGTACGAAAAGTCCTCTGTGCTGCAGAGACAGGAAGTGGTAAAACACTTGCTTACCTCCTTCCCATCATCCACAAGCTGCAGGCTAAAAAGCAGAAAGAACAGTTCACAGACTCTGAGGGAAATATTCAAGCTGTGGTCGTGGTCCCATCAAGGGAACTGGCAGGAGTCACATCAGTAGCTGCTCAACTGGCCAACG TTGGGCTTGTGGTCAAAGTTGCAAGGGGTGGGAGAGGTGTGGGAAACATCAAAGCAGCGTTCTCTCACAGTCAGTCCAATGTTTTAGTGGCCACCCCTGGTGCCCTGCTGAAGACCCTTTGGGAGCGATTCGTCAGTTTGAGTGAACTAAACTTCCTCGTGATCGACGAAGCTGACACCATATTTGATATCAGCTTTGCAGGCCTGCTTGACAATATTCTCTCCCATGTCCAGGTGGCATCCAAGCTCTCTGAGACAGCTGGGCTCACCCGTAAAACTCAGCTGGTGGTAGTGGGAGCCACATTCCCCCGTGGTGTGGGAGAGGTCCTCAGCAAGGTGACTGACCTGGGCAGCATTGTCACCGTTAAAAGCCTGATGCTGCATTATCTCATGCCACACGTAAAGCAGATGTTTCTCAGGGTGAACAGTGCGAACAAGTTTTTAGAGCTGCATCAGGCTCTGAAGTAGGCCGTACCGGAGCATATTGGTCTTCTTGTATTCTGTCATTCGACATCCACTGTCAACTTGCTGGGATACTCAATGGAGGAAATTGGCATTCGTCACATGAGGCTCCAGGAAGAGATGCCAGCAGCCATGAGAGAGGGAATCTTCAGAAACTTTCAGAGAGCA ATTGTTGATGTTCTAATATGCACTGACATAGCTTCAAGAGGCTTGGATACACAAAGAGTTCGACTTGTTGTCAATTATGATTTTCCAGAGATCCACATGGATTACATCCACAGAGCAGGGCACGTAGGGACAGCAGGTGGTGCAGGTGGAGGGGAGGTGCTCAGCTTCATTACGTACCCCTGGGATGTGGAACTTGTGCAGAGAATAGAGACAGCAGCCAGGAGGAGAATGTCTTTACCAGGGATGGAGTCAGAAATTAAAACACCCAGTCCTAAAACAGACTtgaaaataaatgagcaaaaagtACATTAA